A stretch of the Capsicum annuum cultivar UCD-10X-F1 chromosome 10, UCD10Xv1.1, whole genome shotgun sequence genome encodes the following:
- the LOC107845310 gene encoding uncharacterized protein LOC107845310 isoform X3 codes for MYPWERKIGKCKRSVKQNNRFEGSICKAYLVAETSHFCSYYFEKHVPCLRHRTIRHSEGKNDPLAPPLSIFNQPGKGSKTTMRRFLTDMERKSATTHVLLNCPKVQSYYNLFLSLYGYDAVYSHFSEWFKSSVNDPNNNMTNQFFKDIAWGARPIG; via the exons ATGTACCCTTGGGAAAG gaaaattgGCAAGTGTAAACGGTCTGTGAAACAAAACAATAGATTTGAGGGATCTATATGTAAGGCCTATCTTGTTGCGGAAACCTCTCACTTTTGttcttattattttgaaaaacacGTACCGTGTTTGAGACATAGGACAATTCGACATAGTGAAGGTAAGAATGATCCTTTGGCCCCACCATTATCCATATTCAATCAACCAGGTAAGGGTTCTAAAACCACCATGAGAAGATTCTTGACTGATATGGAGAGAAAGTCAGCCACGACACATGTATTATTGAATTGTCCGAAAGTTCAATCATATTATAA TTTGTTCTTGAGTTTGTATGGATATGATGCTGTTTATTCTCATTTTAGCGAGTGGTTCAAATCTTCT GTTAATGATCCAAATAATAACATGACCAAccaattttttaaagatatagcTTGGGGGGCCAGGCCCATTGGTTAA
- the LOC107845310 gene encoding uncharacterized protein LOC107845310 isoform X2, protein MNQRDCTASKVTLHSLLNSDEALLGGPVQCRWMYPWERKIGKCKRSVKQNNRFEGSICKAYLVAETSHFCSYYFEKHVPCLRHRTIRHSEGKNDPLAPPLSIFNQPGKGSKTTMRRFLTDMERKSATTHVLLNCPKVQSYYNLFLSLYGYDAVYSHFSEWFKSSVNDPNNNMTNQFFKDIAWGARPIG, encoded by the exons ATGAGGCACTACTTGGAGGTCCTGTTCAATGTCGATGGATGTACCCTTGGGAAAG gaaaattgGCAAGTGTAAACGGTCTGTGAAACAAAACAATAGATTTGAGGGATCTATATGTAAGGCCTATCTTGTTGCGGAAACCTCTCACTTTTGttcttattattttgaaaaacacGTACCGTGTTTGAGACATAGGACAATTCGACATAGTGAAGGTAAGAATGATCCTTTGGCCCCACCATTATCCATATTCAATCAACCAGGTAAGGGTTCTAAAACCACCATGAGAAGATTCTTGACTGATATGGAGAGAAAGTCAGCCACGACACATGTATTATTGAATTGTCCGAAAGTTCAATCATATTATAA TTTGTTCTTGAGTTTGTATGGATATGATGCTGTTTATTCTCATTTTAGCGAGTGGTTCAAATCTTCT GTTAATGATCCAAATAATAACATGACCAAccaattttttaaagatatagcTTGGGGGGCCAGGCCCATTGGTTAA
- the LOC107845310 gene encoding uncharacterized protein LOC107845310 isoform X1 has product MLRLIFIVRVLWWIIMFGLAMEKLRVLLVIVTIIILLLVKIVEILGYKKWLWMLLGWTMRVKTNMLINIRVTLCKLEKVFPCGFLDVMEHLSIHLVDEALLGGPVQCRWMYPWERKIGKCKRSVKQNNRFEGSICKAYLVAETSHFCSYYFEKHVPCLRHRTIRHSEGKNDPLAPPLSIFNQPGKGSKTTMRRFLTDMERKSATTHVLLNCPKVQSYYNLFLSLYGYDAVYSHFSEWFKSSVNDPNNNMTNQFFKDIAWGARPIG; this is encoded by the exons ATGTTAAGACTGATCTTTATAGTAAGGGTTTTATGGTGGATTATTATGTTTGGACTAGCCATGGAGAAATTGAGGGTATTGTTGGTAATAGTCACaatcataattttgttgttggTGAAAATAGTTGAGATTCTAGGTTACAAGAAATGGTTATGGATGCTTTTGGGATGGACAATGAGGGTGAAAACCAACATGTTAATCAACATTCGGGTAACTTTGTGTAAGTTGGAAAAAGTTTTTCCATGTGGTTTTTtggatgtgatggaacatctttcaATCCATCTTGTAGATGAGGCACTACTTGGAGGTCCTGTTCAATGTCGATGGATGTACCCTTGGGAAAG gaaaattgGCAAGTGTAAACGGTCTGTGAAACAAAACAATAGATTTGAGGGATCTATATGTAAGGCCTATCTTGTTGCGGAAACCTCTCACTTTTGttcttattattttgaaaaacacGTACCGTGTTTGAGACATAGGACAATTCGACATAGTGAAGGTAAGAATGATCCTTTGGCCCCACCATTATCCATATTCAATCAACCAGGTAAGGGTTCTAAAACCACCATGAGAAGATTCTTGACTGATATGGAGAGAAAGTCAGCCACGACACATGTATTATTGAATTGTCCGAAAGTTCAATCATATTATAA TTTGTTCTTGAGTTTGTATGGATATGATGCTGTTTATTCTCATTTTAGCGAGTGGTTCAAATCTTCT GTTAATGATCCAAATAATAACATGACCAAccaattttttaaagatatagcTTGGGGGGCCAGGCCCATTGGTTAA